Genomic window (Capsicum annuum cultivar UCD-10X-F1 chromosome 10, UCD10Xv1.1, whole genome shotgun sequence):
ATAGAAGTTGTTCCAACAACTAttaaagttgttcaacaactgtgCAAAGTTGTTCGACAAATATGCAAAGCTATTGGATAATTGAATAGTTGGTGAGACAACTAATGCAGGTGACAAACAAGTATCTTCAGTTGTTTGAGagattttatctttttaacttaataatattgtgAAACTCATTTGTCACTTTTAATTAATTGAAGACTTGAGAGCATTGTAAATTTTTTTCCCAGAAACACCAACACAAATAGGCGAAAAGACGGTAAAGTAATACTCACTGAATACCGTGGAGCAATGTCCTGATGGTTTGAATACAAACCAGATTGTGAAAAGGCATCACTTCCCTGTTTCAAGAACGAAGAATATCTCAAAGGCAGCACCATATTAGCTGAAGCAAGAAGAGATTACATGCCATCAACAATGAACTAATTTGATGGATGTCTGAACAAAAGCAATATTATTAAGGAAAAAAGCATAAATAACCCCATGAACTTGTCGTCACAACTTAATTTAGCATTTTAACTTTATAGGCATTTATTTACACCCTAAACAACTTTCGTGTGAATTAAATACCACCCTAAAGATATAATATCACTCTCACAACGAAGAGTGTATTATACGCGCCTACACATCAACGCCATGTCAATGCTACGTCGGAGCCACGCAAGCCacacaaagaaaaaggaaattaaaaacaattctctctctctctctctctctatatatatatattgaaactgGTAAAGTTGTATTACTCAGCATTAAGGGTATGTTGGCCACCTCCAAAAAATGTCAGTTACAAATTTCCTATTAATTCTACAATCTGATCTACTTCTTTTATACAAAGTTGTTTACAACCAAAAAGTAAAGATACTAAGCAATTCCATTCAACCTTGTGAATGAAATttgatttatcttcaaaacaTCTCCATTTCTTTCCATCCAAACTGACCACCATATACATGCTGGTATTAACCTCCGCTATTTTTTTTTACCCTTGCTACCTCCTCTCCTGATCCAGCAACTCAATGCTTCTGCAGTATGTTCTGGCATTATCTAGTTCAAAGTTGTCATGTTGAGAGATAAATTTAAGAGTTAAACAGTGAACTTATAGTGCAGAAATAGATAGTTGTTTGTTTCCCCTATTAGATTGTACAAAAAACACTTGGGAATCATTAtctaccttttttttttgaagtacTTCCTGAGTTAAGCAAGCCTTCTTTATTACTAGCCAAGTGAAGCATTTTGCTTTTGTAGGTATATCCCCTTTTCAGAAATAGTTCTAGTACTATTTAGGGCATCCATCCATAACCTGCAATCGTCCCTTGTATGCACTGTTGACTGAAAAAAGACCATTTTTACTGTGCTTTCATTGAATTTTGTCCCTGATATAGGTATCTATGTTGATGCTCCCTAGTTCCCTAGTAGCTCTGGCGCATCGCTATCTCCAGATCATTAAGGGGTCTTCTAAAAGAGATGTCCTAGCCCTGTTCTGATCAACAATTACCTACATTAGCATCAGGATTGTCACAGATTTGGAACAAATCTGGAAAGAGTTCCCTGAGAGGGGATTGGTCTATCCAGACATCATTCTAAAATTTGGTTTTATTTTCACTTCCCACCTTGATGAacaagttttcttttattttaggccATAGATTTCTAATTGTTCTCTAAACTCCTACACCATATTTGTTCATTAGTGCTCTTTGTACACCAAGGACTCATCTCTCTATATTTTGCTATAATTGCCTCCTTCCAAAGAGCTTCTCCCACCTTATTGTATCTCCACAACCACTTCATTAATAGACTTTCATTATGAAGACTCAAATTTCTAATACCCAACTCCCCTCTTTCTTTGCCAAGAAGCACAGTTTTTCAGTTCACTAGACTATAACCTTTTTCTTCCTTATTGCCTTGCCATAAAAACTTTCTCCTTAACTTGTCTAGTTTTCAACCACTTTAACTGGGATTGGAAATAAAGACATCACATAAGTTGGTAATGAGTCAAGAATAGGGTTGATGAGAATCAATCTTCCTCCCAGAGAGAGATACTAAGCCTTCCATCTTGATAGTTTTTTTCAGTCTTCACCAAGATATTATCCCAAATATCTAGAGACTTGTGGTTGTTGCCTAGGGTCATGCCCAGGTAAGTGGTGGGCAATAACTCAATATTGCATCCCAGTATGCTTGCCAATTGCTGAATTTGAGGAACTTCGTTAACAGGGAAAAGGCTATTTTTTCCTCAATTAACTCTCAATCCAGAGACTGTctcaaaataaaccaaaattgCCCTGATATAACTAATTTGTTCTGCTACAGGCTCACAGAAGATGATAGTATCATCCGCATACAGCATATGACACACTAGTCTTGCTTCTCTCCCACTCCCTCCCACTTGAAAGCCTGTGATCCATCTATTTTGAGCTGCAATCTTCATTATATAGTCGAAACCTTTCATTGCCAAAATGAACAAGAAAGGGGAAAGAGGATCCCCCAGTCTTAATCCCCTTTTTGACTCAAAAAAACCCATAAGTTCTCCATTAACTAGAACAGAAAACTTGATATTTTTAATGCAAGCCTCAATCCACTTTAACCATCTGCATTCAAATCCTATTTGTCTAAGAGTGTTAAAAAGGAATAACCAATTTACATAATCATAAGCTCTTTGAATATCCAACTTGTTAAGTATCCCATATCAGAAAAGGAATGAGTAATTGGTTTCCTTATATAGACTTGGGCAATCCTTCCcccatgagctagcttttgaggttgatttaggcccaagatccattctttacatagtatcagagccagacccatcccaaatctttgttcactGATTTTGGGACCTATCCCAAATCGAAAAAGGGATGGGTAGTTGgtgacttgggcaatcctcccctcaagTATTAGCTTTTGAAGTTGAGTTAGGCttaagatccattctttacacaACTTACACATTAGTCTCGAATCTCCATTCTTCATTTTTGTATCAATACACTTATTAACTATAAGTGTTGCATCCATGCTTTGCCTCCCCTTCACAAAGGTCATTTGATGTTTGCTGATTAATTTATCTATCgttttttttagtcttttaaacAATAATCAAGCAATTATCTTATAGACACCATCAACTAGACTAATTGGTCTGAAATCTTTCAAGTTTGAGGCTCCTAGCTTTTTGGAATTAATGCAATAAAAGTTGCATTAAAGCTCTTTTCAAAGGCTTGATTGAAGTGAAAAAACTGAATAGTTCTGATCAAATCCTCCTTCAACACATTTCAGAAAGTCTAAAAAAAACACCATTGGGTAGCTATCCGATCCAGGAGCTTTCTCTTTTGCACATAGATTTAAACACACCAAAATTTCATCCTCCTCAAAAGGTCTTTGTAGCCACACCTGTACTTCTAGAGTGATCTTAGTAATATTTAGAAGtttcaattcaaatatatatatatacatatatatatatatatatgatattatgtgaGGGCGGGTGGGCTGTTGCAGGTGAGAAGAAGAGGCAGGGGTGGGCAATTACAAGGGGGTATGGTTggtaaagaatatatatatatatatatatatatatatatatatatatatacttatacttttatctcaaacccctcccctcccccccccccaatAATCTACAACTCCCCCCTCCCCTCCTGTGttgttttttgagaaaaaaaaaaactagaaaatacAGTAGAAAtgtgagaattaatggagaaaatattattaaaatttttgtatctaaattattacattgagaccctatttatagatacTACATTCCAATTCTATTCCTAATAGGAaactacattacaatccctttcCAAGTAAAATTCTATATGTTATTCCaattcatattctaacactcccctttaagctggtgcatacaaatcatatgtaccaagcttgttacaaatgtaattaatacgaggactgatgagggacttggtgaagatatctgcaagttgatcacttttcataaattttgtaacaatatctctcGACAGTATCTTTTCTCTAACAAAGtaacaatcaatctctatgtgcttgGTCCTCTCATGGATCACTGGATTAGATGTAATATAAAGGGCTGCCTGATTATCACGTACAAGTTCCATCTTAccagtttctccaaattttaattctctcagcAATTGCTTGATCCAAACCAGCTCGCAAGTTGCTATagccattgctcgatattctgccTCGACTCTAGATCGAGCAACCAGACACTGTTTCTCACTCTTCcaggacaccaaattacctcctaaTAAAACACAGTATCCATATGTAGGAcgtctatcagagggtgatcctgcccaatcagcatctatatatccaatgatatgctcatgACCCCGATCTTCGAAAAGTAGTCCTTTACTTGGAGATGAATTTATATATCGCAAAATCCAAACAATTACATCCCAATGACTATCATAAGGGGAAGTCATAAAttgacttacaacactcacaggaaaagagatgtcaggtctagtcactgtgagataattcaaATTTCCAACCAATCGCCTATGCCTTCcaggatcactgagtggctcccCCTGTCCTGGCaaaagtttagcatttggatccataggagtaTCAATGGGTCAACATCCCATCATTTTTGTTTCCTCAAAAATGTCTAAAGCatacttgcgttgagaaataacaatacctgagctggactgagcaacctcaatacctagaaagtATTTGAATCTGCCAAGGTCTTTAGTCTGGAAATACTGAAAGAGATGTTGTTTCAAGTTAGTGATACCATCTAGATCATTGCCAATGATAACAATATcgtcaacataaaccaccaaataaatacacagaTTTGGTTCAGAATGGCGATAAAACACTAAATGATCAGCTCCACTATGAATCATGTCAAACTCTTGAATAACTGTTTTAAAATTTCCAAACCAAGCTCGAGAAgattgtttcaaaccatagagtGACTTGCGCAATCGATatacaaggctactagactccccctgagcaacaaaattaggtggttgctccatataaacttcttcctcaagATAACCATGCAGAAATACATTCTTAATATCCAACTAATAAAGAGGCCAATGACAAATGACAGccatagagagaaaaagatgaactAATGCTATTTTAGCCACGAGAGAGAAAGTGgcactataatcaagcccaaatatctatgtatatcctttggcaacaaggcgagccttCAGCCGATCAACCTGACCATCTAGACCAACTTTGACTGTATAAACCCAACAAcaaccaacagtagatttacCAACTGGAAGGGAAAtaagctcccaagtaccactcgtatgtaaaATAGACATCTCATCAATCACAGCCTGTTTCCATCCTGAATGGGAAAGTGCTTCACTTATAGTCTTAGGAATGAAAATAaaggacaaagatgatacaaaagcataatggggtgatgacaaatgatgataactcaagaaagtataatgtgggttagcattacGAGTGGATATTATACCTTTTTGAAGTGTAACTGAATGACTAGGAAGAGGCAGGTCCGCAGTAGGGGAAGAGTTAGGCGCAGGACATGAATCATCTGGGACTAATACTGGACGTGGGCGGCGGTGATAAGTCAAAAGTGGTGGCACTGTAGCTGGAGATAGAAAAGTAACCATAGATTCCTCAAAGATTAGTGTATGTAAGACTGAAGGTATGGGTAAAACCTCAGATTTATTAAGATGATCAGAAGATGTATAATAAGgttgagattcaaagaatgtgacatcaaTGGACATAAGGTAGCAACCCAGATCAGGTGAATAATATTgataccctttttgaactcgagaCTAACCAAGAAAGACACATTTGAGAGCAcgaggggctaatttatcttttcctggGGCTAAGTTATGAAAAAAACATGTGCTGCTAAAAACATGAGGGGGATAGAGTAGATATGTGACTGATGAAATAGTATGGAATGGGAAACCTTATTCTAGATCGAAGATGATGGTATTCTGTTAATGAGATAGCAAGATGCTAGAACCGCATCGCCCCAAAAATGTAGTGGAATCGAGTACGAGCAGTCTCAGTGAGATGCCTATTTTTTATTTCTGCTATACCGTTCTGCTGAGGTATGTATGGACATGATATTTGGTGAATGATTCCTTGATGAGTCATGAATTCCTGAAACTGGGACGATAAGTATTTTAAGGCATTATCACTCCGAAAAACACGAATAGAAATAccaaattaattttgtatttcagcacaaaagCTTTTGAATATAAAGAATAACTCGAAATGATCTTTCATTAAGTaaacccaagtacatcttgaaaaatcatcgatGAAAGTAACAAAGTAACGAAATCCTAAAGGTGAATTGACTCTACTAGGACCGCAAATATCGGAATgaactaatgaaaaaataaactCTGAGCGACTCTCAATACTACGTGAAAATGTAGCACgggtgtgtttcccaagttgacacgactcaaaatctaatgtggatagactagacaaactaggCGCCATTTTTTATAGCTTGGATAGACTAGGATGTCCTAAACGTTTGTGAATAAGGTTGGGAAGATCTGTAGTAGAGCGtgctgtgaaggaatttgaagaggtaagatggtaaaggccttgtgatgCATGTTCTATGCCAATTGTCGGTCCCATTTTGCAGTCCtgcattagaaaagaatcatAAAAAAAGATATACTACAATCAAGGGAATGTGTCAAATGACTAacagatgcaagattaaaaggacaaccagggacataaagaacagagtctaGAGTGACACAACATAGAGATTTGGCTTGTCCAAATCCTTTTGGCTCTGTTCGAATTCCATTAGCTAAAGTAATAGCaggaagagattgtgaataaacaatattaGACATAAATGATTTATCACTAGAAATATGATCAGAAACACCTGAATCCACAACCCATGATCTAAAGGTGGGAGATTGTGCAGTTAAGGCTATTGGTTGAAATATATGCTTACTGGCTTGATACtgaagatactcattatattccttgCCAGATAAGTACACCCGTTGATCACATGTGGTGTTAGACTAAGCAATATGAGCACTTTTAGGTGGTCGACCGTGTAAAGAATATCATATTCCACGAGTATATCCAACCCTATTACAATAAATACACTCAGGTCGAGAATAGTATACGCCACGAGTATGTCTAAAtcttttacaataactacacctaggTCGAGACCTTCCAAATCGACCTTCCTCTCTTCGATTCTTAATAAACTGTGACATCTGAGTTTCTGACCTCCTCAATAAGATTCAGATTTTATCATGAAAAAGAAATGCAATCGGAATTTGGCCCGAGAAAAGAAAACTCATCGAATATAAGATCTGATGTCCGGGAGTTGCTCAAAATCAGAAAATAATCATATGAGTAGCCTTGGAATAAAGAAGTGAGGCTACTGGAAAAAAGAAACTGGTGAAAAAGTCGCCGGAAAATACTGCACGCGCCGGTGCGTGGGTTGACGCGCTCGCCGGTATTTTTTGCTGGCGTAAGGGCACGTGAGAGGCCTACTGTCGGTTAGTCTGACTGGGGTTTACTCGCCGAGAAATTCCGATCATGATGGCGGTGTTAGTTTGTTTTGAAATGCATCGCCGTAAAATATATTTGTTTGGACAGCAGCTTCTGCCACCAGGCAGTGACATTGGAACGATATTTTCCTCAcgaaccttgctctgataccatgttagaattaatggagaaaatattattgaaattgttgtctctaaattaatatattgagaccctatttatagacactacattccaattctaatcctaataggacactacattacaatccctttcCAAGTAGAATTCTATATGCTATTTCTATTACTATTCTAACAAGAAAGAATTGCGTATGGAGTATTGAATTGAAATTAGAAAAAATGGTAATGTGAGGTATTAATCTACAACCCTGTAGCACCCCCAAATCCTTTCTTCTTCAACCCCACCCCACCCGACCCCCTTcatttttcttgcaattttctTCTTCCTTACTTCCGATTTTCTTGTCCGATTCAATTCAAATAtgaatttatagtatttttatatgggtattttcaatttgttcaatcaaaactagaatttgacaattatgaaGTTAATTTAGCTATagagaaaaattaattgagttttcTTAAAGATTTTTGTGTATGAAGATAATATTATTGTAGAAATccacaagaaaatattttgacatgTATTTGATTGGAGATTGTTGATGGTTAAGAGTggggaaaaaaagaaatagaggaaGGAGAAGAGAAAGAGGTGATGGAGGGAAATATAATTCACGCGAAAGTTGtttagggggtaaataattgcctataaagttaaagtgctaaagtaagtgAGTAAAATATCTAGTATCTCctaaactatgaccaaatttgttacgacacactcgaacttcacgggggtcctattacccctaaactaaattttagcgtatttttgtcatcctttttaaTTAACGTGTTACCTTTTGTCAGCCTTTTTAGCTGACCTGACACTTTTGACATGGGCCCTATTTTATAGAATAAAGGTGTTAtatcagcacaaaagggtgacaagaATATGCTAAAATTGATTTCAGAGGTAATAGGACTTTtgtaaagttggagtgtgtcataCCAACTTTGGTCAAAGTTCGTGGGGAGTACATGATGTTTATCTCAAAGTAAGTTGTGACGACAAGTTCGGAGTTTGGGGGTATTTatgttttatccttattattaattCAACTTCTTCAGTAGTTCCATCTTCTTGGCCCTACACTATCTATTCACACGAAACTGTACATTCCACATTGTTAAACTCATAAGCAAGGTAAGAGAAATAGTGCACGCGCGGTTTGACAATTCTGTATGAATGATACTTCATAATTTTCATAGCTGAAAACTATCAATTAAAAGGCTATGCAGGACTTGAAAATTCTTGTTCAATATAACAAGACAAACCTGACTGCATGCCATACATAGAACTGCCATTGCAGGAGAGTTAACATGGCTCAACTGGGTTAAAAAGAAAGCAGGTCCAAGAAACCCTATTGTTTGCATAACCTGCAACAATGACAAAATGAATTCATAAAAGGTGTTCTTaatattatagatagatattaTAGATAGGTGCATTTTCTTTAAGAATACAACCAATGCTATTTCAAAAAACCTGTAATGAGAAAATACATTGACTTCAGCATAGGATGGGGATCTAGTAAATATGGCGGGATTTTACAACTAGGAATTAAGGAAGCCATGCAAATAAAATAAACCATTGGAGTCAAAATTACCTTCTCTGTGTGCAAGCAGTCATTACATGGATgcttttaggcggggtagaggtaggccgaagaaatattggagagaggtgattaggcatgatatgaaatggttaTAGCTTAGGGAGGACATGACCCATGATAGGAAGGTGTGGCGGACACgcattagggtagagggttagtgggaAGAGTGCATCCGTAATAGTAAGGGGTGTTTTGTTTGTATCTGTGCCCGTAGTTTCTTGTTGTTAGTGTTCTGATGATGTTTGtgatttcggatagatagtttatagCATCTCGGATAGATAGTTTCATGTTGTTACTCTGTCgatgtcttgtttcttttattatctagcagtgtgttatcacattttattatttatttttatgtttttttgtttgttatactgttatctgtcctgagtcgggagtctatcggaaacaacctctctacttcatctcagatagtggtatggactgcgtacactttaccctccccaaaccccactttgtaaGAATACACTAGCatgttgtttttattattgttgtttgtgtgcaagcAATCACGTATGTTGAACATGCAGAAACTAAAGTGTCACGACTCTTTATAGGAAAAGTTGTTCCCATAGGGATCTTTAGTAAACAAAGAAAACTTGATATCAAATATCTCTAGATTTATATGGAAGTGCAATAACATAAATAGAAGTGAGTACTGAGTAGTACCTTTCTGACTACGGTCACCGATATGCCTCTCCTCACCAGGGAATCTGCAATCCACCCACCAATATTTGCAGATATTGCCATTGTGAGCCATGGCAAGATGGCAAAAAGTCCTGATTCCGTAAGATTAAACTTTAATACCTGTTGTAgaaatgcataaaaatatttaattcaacAGTAGAAGTCAATAAAATTATTACCACAACTAAGTACAAAACATTCTAATTTAATACTAGAAACCACTAAATTTGGCATGAAGATTAAGCATCACAGTTGACGATTTATTGAAGGACCAGAGTCGGATCATATTCAAGATATTACAGTGACAGGTAAGTAGGAGCATTCCATGTGTCTCTTTATATCGGTACATGGATAAAATTGTAAAAAGGAATTCCTACCCTCAGACCCTACTGTCTCAAACTCTATAAAACTATCCTTCTCTGCCTTTATACTGTTGTTTACAACTTTACAATCATCAGACCTCTCTCTATCTACTGCATAAATATACCAATTGAATCAAACCCCACCCCCACAAGcaccaaaagaaaaatgaaaaaaaaaagaataccaCATATATCACACATTACAAGTTCAGAAACACATTCACCTCTATGGTTTACATTTTCAATACTAAGTGCAGATGCTGATTGTCAGTTACAAGAATCAACTACAAAAAAATTGTGAGTACAATATACCTTTACCCCTCTATAGAAAATTGTACAGTCTTATTCCTTATGACATCTCGACACACTACTTTTTTGTTAAATCactcaatttcatgtttaggaaCTTTATACAAGTCATATTGACCATTTAGGACTTGTTTGGATGGTTTTGGTTGGGACCTGATGGGTTTGACTGAGGTATGGGTAGAAAAAATCAGATCTGGGCAAAGCAgggttttatatattttttggtgcGAGCACAACCGTTCTGGCAGAGAGTCATTGTGCAAAAGAGAACTTCCAAGCTTGCAATATTGCGCAGCCCAAGCGCAAACACACACAAGACAGTGGAATTCGGCTAAATGACTACTCCAGGTATAAAGTGCAGAATCGAGATTTTTGGTATATTTCCCCATTGTTGGGTTTGGAGCTCAGGAAAATTTGGATCTACGAGTGATTTTCTCTAAAAACATGGGCTAAGTGATTTTATCAAGGTTTTCATAAGTATCGTGATTACCCAATTGGATTTAATGTCTAAATCATGGATTCTTAAGAGGGAAATTGGGAGGTTCCAATTTAGAAGAAGTCTTGACTGGGAAATGACAGAAGATGCctcttttttgaagaaaatatagaaTTTGACATTAGATTGCAAGGAAGATTCTCAATGATATCTGGCATGTAAATATGGAGCATTTCCTTTTAAGAAATATCATGACAAGCTGCAAGCTTTTGTAGAATACGAAAAAGAACTCTTAGAAGTTGACATGGATGTCTAAAGTAACAACAAAAGTGCCTTGCTTTGGCTGGCTTGCTGCCCTTGAAGCTTGCTTAACGCAGGATAGGCTGCAGAAGAGAATTTATTCTTTGCAGCTCATTTTCTGTGAGAATGCTAAGGAATCAGTGGATCACTTGCTACTTCACTGTAGGTTTTCATGGCAGATTTGGTCCACCTTTTTATGCACTCGTGGAGTTAGCTGGGTAATGTCATCAGATGTTAGAGAACTACTCCATGGTTGAGCATATTAATCAATTTCAAGGA
Coding sequences:
- the LOC107845204 gene encoding sodium-dependent phosphate transport protein 1, chloroplastic isoform X2; translated protein: MSIAILPMASEFHWSPTTVGLIQSSFFWGYLLTQIAGGIWADTVGGKAVLGFGVVWWSVATVLTPIAAKLGLPFLFVVRAFMGIGEGVAMPAMNNILSKWVPISERSRSLALVYSGMYLGSVTGLAFSPLLIHKFGWPSVFFSFGSLGTVWFAVWLSKAYSSPLDDPMLRPDEKNFILSSSVSKEPVKSIPWKLILSKPPVWALIVSHFCHNWGTFILLTWMPTYYHQVLKFNLTESGLFAILPWLTMAISANIGGWIADSLVRRGISVTVVRKVMQTIGFLGPAFFLTQLSHVNSPAMAVLCMACSQYFQTKDLGRFKYFLGIEVAQSSSGQGEPLSDPGRHRRLVGNLNYLTVTRPDISFPVSVVSQFMTSPYDSHWDVIVWILRYINSSPSKGLLFEDRGHEHIIGYIDADWAGSPSDRRPTYGYCVLLGGNLVSWKSEKQCLVARSRVEAEYRAMAIATCELVWIKQLLRELKFGETGKMELVRDNQAALYITSNPVIHERTKHIEIDCYFVREKILSRDIVTKFMKSDQLADIFTKSLISPRINYICNKLGTYDLYAPA